In Mycolicibacterium alvei, a single window of DNA contains:
- a CDS encoding ribonuclease HII translates to MPPAVKWPPRTVIRRSSGLRTLESALYRNGLGPVAGVDEVGRGACAGPLVVAACVLGPNRMESLAALDDSKKLVERERERLFPLIRRYALAYHVVFIPSEEVDRLGVHVANIEGMRRAVAGLSLRPGYVLSDGFRVPGLAVPSLPVIGGDAAAACIAAASVLAKVSRDRLMVEMEQHHPGYGFAEHKGYSTAAHSAALAELGPCAEHRYSYVNVRRAAESTGVRRAAESTGVRRAAEMADVRREVTPMRHAEVAYAKMIDRASAQREGQHTR, encoded by the coding sequence GTGCCTCCAGCGGTGAAGTGGCCGCCTCGCACGGTGATCCGGAGGTCATCCGGACTACGCACCCTGGAATCCGCGCTGTATCGCAACGGTCTGGGCCCGGTCGCCGGGGTGGACGAGGTGGGGCGCGGCGCGTGTGCGGGACCGCTGGTGGTGGCGGCCTGCGTGCTGGGTCCCAACCGGATGGAGAGCCTGGCCGCCCTCGACGATTCCAAGAAGCTGGTCGAGCGGGAGCGGGAGCGGTTGTTTCCCCTGATTCGCCGGTATGCACTGGCGTACCACGTGGTGTTCATTCCGTCCGAGGAGGTGGACCGCCTCGGTGTGCACGTGGCCAATATCGAGGGCATGCGGCGTGCGGTGGCGGGGTTGTCCCTGCGGCCCGGATACGTGCTGTCCGACGGGTTCCGGGTGCCGGGCCTGGCGGTGCCGTCCTTGCCGGTGATCGGGGGCGATGCCGCGGCAGCCTGCATCGCGGCGGCCAGCGTGCTGGCCAAAGTCAGCCGGGACCGGTTGATGGTCGAGATGGAGCAGCACCACCCCGGCTACGGGTTCGCCGAGCACAAGGGATACAGCACCGCAGCACACTCCGCGGCGTTGGCCGAGTTGGGTCCGTGTGCGGAGCACCGCTACTCGTATGTGAACGTGCGGCGGGCCGCAGAGAGCACCGGCGTGCGGCGGGCCGCAGAGAGCACCGGCGTGCGGCGGGCCGCAGAGATGGCAGACGTGCGGCGGGAGGTGACACCGATGCGGCATGCTGAAGTGGCGTACGCAAAGATGATCGACAGGGCATCAGCACAACGAGAAGGACAGCACACCAGATGA
- the lepB gene encoding signal peptidase I, with product MTGPTDSADTRSEGSFESDSGLDSDLEQSRDASEDDSQDASPKRKHSTAREITILATIALVLYYVTLTFIARPYLIPSESMEPTLHGCPGCVGDRIMVDKVTFRFSQPEPGDVVVFKGPPSWNVGYKSIRSDNTAIRWVQNALSFVGFVPPDENDLVKRVIAVGGQTVQCRADTGLTVDGKQLNEPYLDPATMMADPGVYPCLGPEFGPVTVPQDRVWVMGDNRTHSADSRFHCSNLPADAQNGLLCTGDPVAGTVPVENVIGKARFIAWPPSRWGGINGVNPQTDS from the coding sequence GTGACCGGACCCACCGACTCTGCCGACACGCGTTCGGAGGGTAGCTTCGAATCCGATTCGGGCCTCGACTCTGATTTGGAGCAGTCTCGCGACGCGTCCGAGGACGATTCGCAGGACGCGTCGCCCAAGCGCAAGCATTCCACGGCCCGCGAAATCACCATCCTGGCGACCATCGCGTTGGTGCTCTATTACGTGACGCTGACGTTCATCGCGCGTCCGTATCTGATTCCGTCGGAATCGATGGAGCCCACGCTGCACGGTTGTCCCGGCTGCGTCGGTGACCGGATCATGGTCGACAAGGTGACCTTCCGGTTCTCCCAACCGGAACCCGGCGATGTCGTGGTGTTCAAGGGCCCGCCATCGTGGAACGTCGGCTATAAGTCGATCCGTTCGGACAACACCGCGATCCGCTGGGTGCAGAATGCCCTGTCTTTCGTGGGCTTCGTACCGCCGGATGAGAACGACCTCGTCAAGCGCGTCATCGCAGTGGGCGGTCAAACGGTGCAATGCCGTGCCGACACCGGCCTGACGGTCGACGGTAAACAGCTGAACGAGCCGTATCTGGACCCGGCCACCATGATGGCCGACCCTGGCGTCTATCCGTGTCTCGGCCCGGAGTTCGGTCCGGTCACCGTCCCGCAGGACCGGGTGTGGGTGATGGGCGACAACCGGACCCATTCGGCCGATTCACGGTTCCACTGCAGCAATCTGCCCGCCGACGCACAGAATGGCCTGTTGTGCACCGGTGATCCGGTGGCCGGCACCGTTCCGGTGGAGAATGTGATCGGAAAGGCGCGGTTCATCGCCTGGCCGCCGTCCCGATGGGGCGGTATCAACGGTGTGAACCCGCAGACCGACTCCTAG
- the rplS gene encoding 50S ribosomal protein L19 — protein sequence MNTLDFVDQASLRDDIPTFSPGDTVNVHVKVIEGSKERIQVFKGVVIRRQGGGIRETFTVRKESYGVGVERTFPVHSPNIDHLDVVTRGDVRRAKLYYLRELRGKKAKIKEKR from the coding sequence ATGAACACGCTGGACTTCGTCGATCAGGCGTCGCTGCGCGACGACATCCCGACCTTCAGCCCCGGCGACACCGTCAACGTGCACGTGAAGGTGATCGAGGGCTCCAAGGAGCGCATCCAGGTCTTCAAGGGCGTCGTCATTCGTCGCCAGGGCGGTGGCATCCGTGAGACCTTCACCGTGCGTAAGGAGAGCTACGGCGTCGGCGTCGAGCGCACCTTCCCGGTGCATTCGCCCAACATCGATCACCTCGATGTCGTGACCCGTGGCGACGTGCGTCGCGCCAAGCTGTACTACCTGCGCGAGCTTCGTGGCAAGAAGGCGAAGATCAAGGAAAAGCGCTGA
- a CDS encoding serine hydrolase — translation MRGRPSKLMMASAASVTAVVAMALITVGCEARVYGTPPVTPGAPQLTVVVPQGSLAPLPEASPGEPSAGFIGLQDRAQRATEDAADAGAEITVLVLDRNTGKSVSNGNRTTIAIASVVKLFIADDLLLQEAKGQTVLSPEDRENLDVMLRSSDDSAAEVFWNRSGGSDIVDRVTARYGLNSTRPPSDGRWWNTISTADDLVRYYDMMMNGSGGLPAEQANVILANLAQSTPDAIDGTQPDGVYPQRFGIPEGLYREPVAIKQGWMCCIGSDWMHLSTGVIGSDRRFIMVIGSLQPTDAATARDTITDAVKTMFPGGRI, via the coding sequence ATGCGAGGGCGGCCGTCAAAACTGATGATGGCGAGCGCAGCCAGCGTGACCGCCGTGGTCGCGATGGCTCTGATAACGGTCGGCTGCGAAGCCCGGGTGTACGGAACTCCGCCGGTCACACCCGGCGCACCGCAACTGACCGTCGTCGTCCCCCAGGGCAGCCTGGCCCCCCTGCCCGAGGCTTCGCCCGGAGAACCCTCGGCCGGCTTCATCGGCCTCCAGGACCGTGCGCAACGGGCGACCGAGGATGCTGCCGACGCCGGTGCCGAGATCACCGTGTTGGTCCTCGACCGCAACACCGGCAAGTCGGTCTCCAACGGAAACCGGACGACCATCGCCATCGCGTCGGTGGTCAAGTTGTTCATCGCCGATGATCTGCTCCTGCAGGAGGCCAAGGGCCAGACCGTCCTGTCCCCCGAGGACCGCGAGAACCTGGATGTGATGCTGCGGTCGTCCGACGACAGCGCCGCCGAGGTCTTCTGGAACCGCAGCGGCGGCAGCGACATCGTCGACCGGGTGACTGCCCGCTACGGCTTGAACTCGACGCGGCCGCCCAGCGACGGGCGGTGGTGGAACACCATCAGCACCGCGGACGATCTGGTGCGCTACTACGACATGATGATGAACGGCAGCGGCGGTCTGCCCGCCGAACAGGCCAACGTCATCCTGGCCAACCTGGCCCAGTCCACTCCGGATGCCATCGACGGCACGCAACCGGACGGCGTCTACCCTCAGCGGTTCGGCATCCCCGAAGGCCTCTACCGCGAGCCAGTCGCGATCAAGCAGGGCTGGATGTGCTGCATCGGCTCGGATTGGATGCACCTTTCGACCGGCGTGATCGGCTCCGACCGGCGCTTCATCATGGTGATCGGCTCGCTACAGCCCACCGACGCAGCTACCGCACGCGACACCATCACCGACGCGGTCAAGACGATGTTCCCCGGCGGCCGGATCTAG
- the trmD gene encoding tRNA (guanosine(37)-N1)-methyltransferase TrmD, translating into MHIDVITIFPAYLDPIRQALPGKAIDAGILSVAVHDLRNWTHDVHRSVDDSPYGGGPGMVMKAPVWGEALDEICSEETLLVVPTPAGRPFTQAVAERWSAESHLVFACGRYEGIDQRVADDAARRMRVEEVSIGDYVLNGGESAALVMIEAVVRLLPDVLGNPASHQQDSHSDGLLEGPSYTRPKSWRGLDVPDVLLSGDHAKLAAWRHEQSVQRTRERRPDLLGES; encoded by the coding sequence GTGCACATTGATGTCATCACGATCTTCCCGGCTTATCTCGATCCGATCCGGCAGGCGTTGCCGGGCAAGGCGATTGACGCCGGAATACTCTCTGTTGCCGTGCATGACCTGCGGAACTGGACCCATGATGTGCACCGGTCGGTGGACGACTCGCCGTACGGCGGAGGTCCGGGGATGGTCATGAAAGCGCCGGTGTGGGGCGAGGCGCTCGACGAAATATGTTCTGAGGAAACACTTCTGGTTGTGCCGACGCCGGCGGGGCGCCCGTTCACCCAGGCGGTGGCCGAGCGCTGGAGCGCGGAGTCGCACCTGGTGTTCGCGTGTGGCCGGTACGAGGGGATTGACCAGCGGGTGGCCGACGATGCGGCCCGCCGGATGCGGGTCGAAGAGGTTTCCATCGGCGATTACGTCCTCAATGGCGGCGAGTCGGCCGCGTTGGTCATGATCGAGGCGGTGGTCCGGTTGCTGCCCGATGTATTGGGTAATCCCGCATCACACCAACAAGATTCGCATTCGGACGGACTGCTGGAGGGGCCCAGCTACACCCGGCCGAAGAGCTGGCGTGGGCTGGATGTGCCCGACGTGCTGCTGTCTGGGGACCACGCCAAGCTCGCGGCGTGGCGCCACGAGCAGTCGGTGCAGCGCACGCGTGAGCGCAGACCCGATCTGCTCGGCGAATCCTAG
- the rimM gene encoding ribosome maturation factor RimM (Essential for efficient processing of 16S rRNA), giving the protein MDLVVGRVAKAHGISGEVVVEIRTDDPDARFTPGVALRGRARGGAERTFSVESVRDHAGRLLIRLAGVADRNAADELRGTVFIVDTADLPAIDDPDEFYDHELEGLRVVTVDGTAVGAVREVLHTAAGELLSIKADADGREILVPFVGAIVTSVSRETGTVVIDPPDGLLNLDLV; this is encoded by the coding sequence ATGGACCTGGTTGTCGGGCGGGTTGCCAAAGCTCACGGCATTTCCGGTGAGGTTGTCGTCGAGATCCGGACCGACGACCCGGATGCCCGATTTACCCCTGGCGTGGCCCTTCGGGGCCGCGCCAGAGGGGGAGCCGAGCGCACGTTCTCGGTCGAATCCGTGCGTGATCACGCTGGTCGGCTGTTGATTCGCCTGGCCGGGGTCGCCGACCGCAATGCGGCCGACGAACTGCGTGGCACGGTGTTCATCGTCGACACCGCCGACCTGCCCGCGATCGATGATCCCGACGAGTTCTACGACCACGAGCTCGAAGGCCTGCGGGTTGTCACCGTCGACGGCACTGCGGTGGGTGCCGTCCGCGAGGTACTGCACACCGCTGCCGGCGAACTGTTGTCGATCAAGGCCGATGCCGATGGCCGCGAGATACTTGTCCCGTTCGTCGGCGCCATCGTCACGTCGGTGTCCCGGGAGACCGGAACCGTCGTCATCGATCCTCCGGATGGTCTGCTGAACCTGGACCTGGTCTAG
- a CDS encoding RNA-binding protein, whose amino-acid sequence MSSVVVDAVEHLVRGIVDNPDDVRVDMVTSRRGRTVEVHVHPDDLGKVIGRGGRTATALRTLVAGIGGRGIRVDVVDTDQ is encoded by the coding sequence GTGAGTTCTGTCGTGGTCGACGCCGTCGAGCACCTGGTCCGCGGCATCGTTGACAATCCCGACGACGTACGCGTCGACATGGTCACCAGCCGCCGCGGGCGGACCGTCGAGGTGCACGTGCACCCCGACGACCTGGGCAAGGTCATCGGCCGCGGTGGTCGCACCGCCACCGCGCTGCGCACCTTGGTCGCAGGCATCGGTGGGCGCGGGATCCGCGTCGACGTGGTGGACACCGACCAGTAG
- the rpsP gene encoding 30S ribosomal protein S16 — MAVKIKLTRLGKIRNPQYRISVADARTRREGRAIEVIGRYHPKEEPSLIEIDSERAQYWLGVGAQPTEPVLALLKITGDWQKFKGLPGTEGTLKVKEPKPSKLELFNAALAEAESGAGTAAVTPKKKKAPKKDEAAEAATEAEAPAAEAAADAASES, encoded by the coding sequence ATGGCTGTCAAGATCAAGCTCACCCGGCTTGGCAAGATCCGCAACCCCCAGTACCGCATCTCTGTCGCCGACGCGCGCACCCGCCGCGAAGGCCGCGCCATCGAGGTCATCGGCCGCTACCACCCCAAGGAAGAGCCGAGCCTGATCGAGATCGATTCGGAGCGCGCGCAGTACTGGCTGGGTGTCGGCGCCCAGCCCACCGAGCCGGTGCTGGCCCTGCTGAAGATCACCGGTGACTGGCAGAAGTTCAAGGGCCTGCCGGGCACCGAGGGCACGCTGAAGGTCAAGGAGCCCAAGCCGTCGAAGCTGGAGCTGTTCAACGCGGCGCTGGCCGAAGCCGAGAGCGGCGCCGGTACTGCGGCAGTCACGCCCAAGAAGAAGAAGGCTCCCAAGAAGGACGAAGCTGCCGAGGCGGCCACCGAGGCTGAGGCGCCCGCGGCTGAGGCCGCTGCCGACGCCGCAAGCGAGAGCTGA
- a CDS encoding nuclear transport factor 2 family protein yields the protein MLSLAEISDRLEIQQLLIDYSTAIDRRLFDDLDAVFTPDAYIDYRALGGIDGQFPEVKAWLVDVLPGFPAYAHMLGNFDVRITGDTASSRTICFNPMVLPGLEQQVLFCGLWYEDEFVRTAEGWRMSRRVETKCFDKVV from the coding sequence ATGTTGAGCCTGGCCGAGATTTCGGACCGTCTGGAGATCCAGCAATTGTTGATCGACTACTCCACGGCGATAGACCGTCGACTGTTCGATGACCTTGACGCCGTATTCACCCCCGATGCCTACATCGACTACCGGGCACTGGGTGGCATCGACGGGCAGTTCCCGGAGGTCAAGGCGTGGCTGGTCGACGTACTCCCGGGCTTCCCGGCGTACGCCCACATGCTCGGCAACTTCGATGTGCGCATCACCGGGGACACCGCGTCGTCGCGCACCATCTGTTTCAACCCGATGGTGCTGCCGGGGCTGGAGCAACAGGTGCTGTTCTGCGGGCTCTGGTACGAGGACGAGTTCGTCCGGACCGCCGAGGGCTGGCGGATGAGCCGCCGCGTCGAGACCAAGTGCTTCGACAAGGTTGTCTAG
- a CDS encoding D-alanyl-D-alanine carboxypeptidase family protein: MGRFARLAFVVAPAVLVVAALIQVSVLIGAAPSAGADIDVQQIGSTPIPDGPAQGWVVADLDTGQVLAARNEHTRYAPASTIKTLLAQVVLDEVPLDSTIVADEADTRVECNCAGIAPGHTYTARQLLEAALLASGNDAANALARMVGGPEAAVGKMNAKAVALGANSTNVATPSGLDGPGMPFWSTPHDLATIFRGAMADPTFAQITTMPSTTFPSKTGDRVLVNQDELLHRYPGAIGGKTGFTDIARKTFVGAAQRDGRRLVVTMMYGLVKEGGPTYWDQAATLLDWGFAQDRSSSIGSL; this comes from the coding sequence ATGGGGAGGTTCGCAAGGTTGGCTTTTGTTGTGGCGCCCGCGGTTCTGGTGGTGGCTGCACTGATCCAGGTTTCAGTTCTGATCGGCGCAGCGCCCTCGGCCGGAGCCGATATCGACGTGCAGCAGATCGGGTCCACACCGATCCCGGACGGGCCCGCGCAGGGCTGGGTCGTCGCCGATCTGGACACCGGGCAGGTACTGGCCGCGCGCAACGAGCACACCCGTTACGCACCGGCGAGCACGATCAAGACCCTGCTGGCCCAGGTGGTGCTCGACGAGGTGCCGCTGGACAGCACGATCGTGGCCGACGAAGCCGATACCCGGGTCGAGTGCAACTGCGCCGGCATCGCACCCGGTCACACCTACACCGCGCGCCAGCTACTGGAGGCGGCGCTGCTGGCATCGGGCAATGACGCCGCCAACGCCCTGGCCCGGATGGTCGGCGGGCCCGAGGCCGCCGTGGGCAAGATGAACGCCAAAGCGGTGGCGCTCGGCGCGAACAGCACCAACGTCGCGACGCCGTCCGGATTGGACGGGCCGGGCATGCCGTTCTGGTCGACACCGCACGACCTGGCGACCATCTTCCGCGGCGCGATGGCCGATCCGACCTTCGCGCAGATCACCACGATGCCCTCGACCACCTTCCCCAGTAAGACCGGCGACCGGGTCCTGGTCAATCAGGACGAACTGTTGCATCGCTACCCCGGCGCCATCGGCGGCAAGACCGGTTTCACCGACATCGCCCGCAAGACGTTCGTCGGCGCCGCGCAGCGCGACGGCCGCCGTCTGGTGGTCACGATGATGTACGGACTGGTCAAGGAGGGCGGGCCGACCTACTGGGATCAGGCCGCCACACTTCTGGACTGGGGTTTCGCCCAGGATCGGTCCTCCAGCATCGGGTCGCTCTAG
- a CDS encoding D-alanyl-D-alanine carboxypeptidase codes for MRRLFVALALALGTSLSAANLWAPPVSAQPGVQPAGAQIPDGPAKAWLVADMDTGQVLASKDPNGSYAPASTIKPLLAMVVLDHLRPDNFARANESHTKVECSCVGLKPGQPYTTRQLLEALLMVSGNDAANMLADMLGGRPATVAAMTRKAASVGARNTRAGSPSGLDGPGWETVTTPHDLAVILRAALKYPLIAQIMGQPSAQFPGKTLTNQNELLQRYPGDIAGKTGYTDLARKTYVGAAQRGNRRLIVVQMYGTGDLYGQAIDLFDYGFSH; via the coding sequence GTGCGAAGACTGTTCGTGGCGCTGGCGCTCGCCCTCGGTACGTCGCTGTCCGCCGCGAACCTCTGGGCGCCGCCGGTCTCCGCGCAGCCCGGTGTTCAGCCGGCGGGCGCCCAGATTCCCGACGGGCCGGCCAAGGCCTGGCTGGTCGCCGACATGGACACCGGCCAGGTGCTGGCGTCCAAGGATCCCAACGGCTCGTACGCCCCGGCCAGCACCATCAAGCCGCTGCTGGCGATGGTCGTGCTCGACCACCTTCGGCCCGACAATTTCGCCCGGGCCAACGAGTCGCACACCAAGGTTGAATGCTCGTGCGTGGGGCTCAAGCCAGGGCAGCCGTACACCACCCGCCAGCTGCTCGAAGCACTGCTGATGGTGTCGGGCAACGATGCGGCGAACATGCTCGCGGACATGCTCGGTGGTCGGCCCGCCACCGTGGCGGCCATGACGCGCAAGGCGGCCAGCGTCGGCGCCCGCAACACCCGGGCCGGCTCACCATCGGGCCTCGACGGCCCCGGCTGGGAAACCGTCACCACCCCGCACGACCTTGCGGTGATCCTGCGGGCGGCGCTGAAATACCCGCTGATCGCCCAGATCATGGGGCAACCGTCGGCTCAGTTCCCGGGCAAGACCCTGACCAACCAGAACGAGCTGCTGCAGCGCTACCCCGGTGATATCGCCGGCAAGACCGGATACACGGACCTGGCCCGCAAGACGTATGTCGGTGCCGCACAACGGGGTAACCGACGCCTGATCGTGGTGCAGATGTACGGCACCGGCGATCTGTACGGTCAGGCGATCGACTTGTTCGACTACGGCTTCTCGCACTGA
- a CDS encoding metal-dependent hydrolase family protein translates to MLHALHLRGRGLPDGEPVEWWVDRGVLSAEPIANADTVFDGGWIIPGLVDAHCHVGLGPHGAVDIDEAVTQAETERDAGALLLRDAGSPVDTRSFDDREDLPRIIRAGRHLARPKRYSPGLPIDVEDESQLPAAVAEQARWGDGWVKLVGDWIDRGVGDLAPLWSDEILKAAIDAAHAEGARVTAHVFGEDALPGLVKAGIDCIEHGTGITDDTIELMLEHGTALVPTLINIDNFPGIADAAGKYPAYARHMRDLYASCRSRVGAAHEAGVPIFAGTDAGGMIVHGRIADEIEALKGIGMSPTAALGAASWDARAWLGRPALEHGASADLVCYTEDPRHGGVSHPDLVILRGRVWR, encoded by the coding sequence GTGCTCCACGCGCTCCACCTCCGGGGACGTGGCCTACCCGACGGCGAGCCCGTCGAGTGGTGGGTGGACCGGGGCGTGTTGTCAGCGGAGCCGATTGCCAACGCCGACACTGTTTTCGACGGTGGCTGGATCATCCCCGGCCTGGTCGACGCGCACTGTCATGTGGGTCTCGGACCTCACGGGGCCGTCGACATCGACGAGGCGGTCACCCAGGCGGAGACCGAACGGGACGCCGGTGCGCTGCTGCTGCGCGATGCCGGATCACCGGTGGACACCCGCAGCTTCGACGACCGTGAGGACCTGCCACGCATCATCCGCGCCGGACGGCATCTGGCCCGGCCCAAGCGCTATTCGCCAGGGTTGCCGATCGACGTCGAGGACGAGTCGCAGCTGCCCGCCGCCGTGGCCGAGCAGGCCCGGTGGGGCGACGGCTGGGTGAAGCTGGTCGGCGACTGGATCGACCGTGGCGTCGGGGACCTGGCTCCGCTGTGGTCCGACGAGATCCTCAAAGCCGCAATCGATGCGGCCCACGCCGAGGGCGCGCGGGTCACTGCGCACGTATTCGGCGAGGATGCGCTGCCGGGCCTCGTCAAGGCCGGAATCGACTGCATCGAGCACGGCACCGGGATCACCGACGACACCATCGAATTGATGCTCGAGCATGGCACCGCGCTGGTGCCGACCCTGATCAACATCGACAATTTCCCCGGCATCGCCGATGCGGCGGGCAAGTATCCGGCGTATGCCAGGCACATGCGCGATCTCTATGCGTCGTGTCGCAGCCGGGTCGGCGCGGCCCACGAGGCGGGCGTGCCGATCTTCGCGGGCACCGATGCCGGCGGCATGATCGTGCACGGTCGTATCGCCGACGAGATCGAGGCTCTCAAGGGCATCGGGATGAGTCCCACCGCCGCCCTGGGGGCGGCCAGTTGGGATGCGCGGGCGTGGCTGGGCCGCCCCGCGTTGGAGCACGGGGCATCGGCGGACCTGGTCTGCTACACCGAGGATCCGCGCCACGGCGGGGTCAGCCATCCCGACCTGGTGATCCTGCGCGGCCGCGTGTGGCGTTGA
- the ffh gene encoding signal recognition particle protein, which yields MFESLSDRLTGALQGLRGKGRLTDADIDATAREIRLALLEADVSLPVVRAFVARIKDRAKGAEVSAALNPAQQVVKIVNEELIGILGGETRQLAFAKNPPTVIMLAGLQGAGKTTLAGKLAKWLKGLGHSPLLVACDLQRPGAVNQLQIVGERAGVATFAPHPGTSPDGLEIGGDGDPVAVASAGMAEARAKHYDVVIVDTAGRLGIDDELMGQAAAIRDAVNPDEVLFVLDAMIGQDAVATAEAFREGVGFTGVVLTKLDGDARGGAALSVREITGVPILFASAGEKLEDFDVFHPDRMASRILGMGDVLTLIEQAEQVFDQQKAEEAAAKIGSGELTLEDFLEQMLAIRKMGPIGNLLGMLPGAGQMKDALAAVDDKQLDRVQAIIRGMTPAERADPKIINASRRLRIANGSGVAVSEVNSLVDRFFDARKMMSSMAGQMGMPFGRKSSPRKAAKGKNKQAGKKKGRGPTQPKNPFGAGMPAGFPDLSNMPKGLDELPPGLADFDLSKLKFPDQK from the coding sequence GTGTTTGAGAGCCTGTCTGACCGGTTGACCGGAGCCCTGCAGGGCCTACGCGGCAAGGGGCGGTTGACCGACGCCGATATCGACGCGACCGCGCGCGAGATCCGGTTGGCCCTGTTGGAGGCCGACGTCTCGCTGCCGGTGGTGCGCGCCTTCGTCGCGCGCATCAAGGATCGCGCCAAGGGCGCCGAGGTGTCCGCCGCGCTGAATCCCGCGCAGCAGGTGGTCAAGATCGTCAACGAGGAGCTGATCGGCATCCTCGGCGGCGAGACCCGTCAGCTGGCCTTCGCCAAGAACCCACCGACGGTGATCATGCTGGCCGGTCTGCAAGGCGCCGGTAAGACCACGCTGGCCGGGAAGCTGGCGAAATGGCTTAAGGGACTGGGTCATAGCCCGTTGCTCGTGGCATGTGACCTGCAGCGGCCCGGTGCCGTCAACCAGCTGCAGATCGTCGGTGAGCGCGCCGGTGTGGCGACCTTCGCCCCGCACCCGGGCACCTCGCCCGATGGCCTCGAGATCGGTGGCGACGGCGATCCGGTGGCGGTCGCCTCTGCCGGTATGGCCGAGGCACGTGCCAAGCACTACGACGTCGTCATCGTCGACACCGCGGGCCGGCTGGGTATCGACGACGAGCTGATGGGTCAGGCCGCAGCCATCCGCGACGCCGTCAACCCTGACGAAGTGCTGTTCGTGCTCGACGCGATGATCGGTCAGGACGCCGTCGCCACCGCCGAGGCGTTCCGCGAAGGTGTCGGCTTCACCGGTGTGGTGCTGACCAAGCTCGACGGCGACGCTCGTGGTGGTGCGGCCCTGTCGGTCCGCGAGATCACCGGTGTGCCGATCCTGTTCGCCTCCGCCGGGGAGAAGCTCGAGGACTTCGACGTCTTCCACCCCGACCGGATGGCCAGCCGCATCCTGGGCATGGGTGACGTGCTCACCCTCATCGAGCAGGCCGAGCAGGTCTTCGATCAGCAGAAGGCCGAGGAGGCCGCCGCCAAGATCGGCTCCGGAGAGCTGACACTGGAGGATTTCCTCGAGCAGATGCTGGCGATCCGCAAGATGGGCCCGATCGGAAACCTGCTGGGCATGCTGCCCGGAGCCGGGCAGATGAAGGACGCGCTGGCTGCAGTCGACGACAAGCAGCTGGACCGGGTGCAGGCCATCATCCGCGGTATGACGCCGGCCGAGCGGGCCGATCCGAAGATCATCAACGCCTCGCGCCGGCTGCGCATCGCCAACGGCTCCGGTGTCGCGGTGTCGGAGGTCAACTCGCTCGTGGACCGCTTCTTCGACGCCCGCAAGATGATGTCGTCGATGGCCGGCCAGATGGGCATGCCGTTCGGGCGCAAGAGCTCTCCGCGCAAGGCCGCCAAGGGCAAGAACAAGCAGGCCGGCAAGAAGAAAGGCCGCGGCCCCACGCAGCCGAAGAACCCGTTCGGCGCCGGGATGCCCGCCGGATTCCCCGACCTGTCGAACATGCCCAAGGGCCTGGACGAATTGCCGCCGGGCCTGGCCGATTTCGACCTGTCGAAGCTGAAGTTCCCGGACCAGAAGTAG